The following coding sequences lie in one Prochlorococcus marinus XMU1419 genomic window:
- the metH gene encoding methionine synthase produces the protein MESFRTYLNRDEKPLIIFDGGTGTSFQNLNLSADDFGGKELEGCNENLVLSSPKVVEKVHNSFLEAGCHVIETNTFGASSIVLDEYDIPDKAYEINKNAALIAKNAAGKYSSVDKPRFVAGSIGPTTKLPTLGHINFDELKESYKEQIYGLIDGGVDLLLIETCQDVLQIKSALLASKEVLDSKNIDIPIMVSITMETTGTMLVGSDIASALTILEPFNIDILGLNCATGPEQMKEHIKYLSENSPFAISCIPNAGLPENIGGVAHYRLKPIELKMQLMNFIYDFNVQLIGGCCGTTPEHIKYLSSIIDEIIDKEMPNKNGKNNLSGYIPSAASIYNSVPYKQDNSILIVGERLNASGSKKVRELLNNDDWDGLVSIAKQQQKENAHVLDVNVDYVGRDGVKDMKEITSRLVTNINLPLMIDSTDADKMESGLKSAGGKCIINSTNYEDGNERFDQVLNLALGYGSGLVVGTIDEDGMARNADKKYDIAKRAINRTRECGLSDYELFFDPLALPISTGIEEDRLNAKETITAISKIRENFPEVHIILGISNISFGLSPLSRINLNSIFLDECIKAGLDSAIIAPNKILPLSKISEETKKLCLDLIYDKRKFEDDICIYDPLVELTKAFQDLSIQDFKKASSENKNLTLEESLKNHIIDGEKIGLEDQLNKALKKYKPLEIINTFLLDGMKVVGDLFGSGQMQLPFVLQSAETMKFAVSILEPHMETVEENISNGKLLIATVKGDVHDIGKNLVDIILTNNGYEVINLGIKQDVSAIIDAQKKHNADCIAMSGLLVKSTAFMKDNLEAFNNQDISVPVILGGAALTPKFVNEDCSKIYKGKILYGKDAFTDLKFMNEYMDNKKKGNWSNTEGFINNEGIDINLASSKSNSQAVKKSISIDIETSKLNLKENFIRSKFINEEEPIQAPFLGTKVLNEIDIDLNKLIFYLDTKALFSGQWQIKKGKNQSVDEYNNYLDSYAKPLLDRWLETIVEKKLISPKAVYGYFRCGRKNNSIFLFDDKSLNKISEFNFPRQKSGNNLCIADFYCDLKKDKPIDIFPMQAVTMGDIASEYSQKLFKEDKYSDYLLFHGLTVQLAEALAEYVHALIRIECGFRTEEPDKNREILAQKYRGARYSFGYPACPKVSDSNIQLSLLDAKRISLTMDESEQLHPEQSTTAIISLHSKAKYFSA, from the coding sequence ATGGAATCTTTTAGAACCTATCTAAATAGAGATGAAAAGCCATTAATAATTTTTGACGGTGGGACTGGAACATCATTTCAGAACTTAAATCTTTCGGCAGACGATTTTGGAGGAAAAGAATTAGAGGGTTGTAATGAAAACCTTGTTTTATCCTCACCAAAGGTAGTTGAAAAGGTTCATAATTCATTCCTAGAAGCAGGTTGTCATGTTATAGAAACTAATACTTTTGGAGCCTCATCAATAGTTCTTGATGAATATGATATTCCAGATAAGGCATATGAGATAAATAAAAATGCTGCACTAATAGCAAAAAACGCAGCTGGCAAATATTCATCAGTTGATAAGCCAAGGTTTGTTGCTGGTTCAATTGGACCAACCACTAAATTACCCACATTAGGACATATAAATTTTGATGAATTAAAGGAATCATACAAAGAACAAATATATGGTCTTATAGATGGAGGAGTTGATCTTCTTTTAATTGAAACTTGTCAAGATGTATTGCAAATAAAATCTGCCTTATTAGCATCTAAAGAAGTACTTGATAGTAAAAATATAGATATACCTATAATGGTATCTATAACAATGGAAACAACAGGTACTATGCTTGTTGGATCTGACATTGCCTCTGCATTAACAATATTAGAGCCGTTTAATATAGATATCCTTGGACTAAATTGTGCTACTGGTCCAGAACAAATGAAAGAACATATTAAATATTTGTCTGAAAATTCTCCCTTCGCTATAAGCTGTATTCCCAACGCAGGACTTCCTGAAAATATTGGCGGTGTTGCTCATTACAGATTAAAGCCAATAGAATTAAAGATGCAGTTAATGAATTTTATATATGACTTTAATGTTCAATTAATAGGTGGATGTTGTGGGACAACACCCGAACATATTAAATATCTTTCTTCAATAATCGATGAAATTATTGATAAAGAAATGCCAAATAAAAATGGTAAGAACAATTTAAGTGGCTATATTCCTTCTGCAGCATCAATATATAATTCTGTACCGTACAAACAAGACAATTCTATTTTGATTGTAGGCGAAAGATTAAATGCAAGTGGATCTAAAAAGGTAAGGGAGTTGTTAAATAACGATGATTGGGATGGACTAGTATCAATTGCCAAGCAACAACAAAAAGAAAATGCACACGTTCTTGATGTGAATGTTGATTATGTAGGGAGAGACGGAGTGAAAGATATGAAAGAAATAACATCAAGACTTGTTACCAATATAAATTTGCCATTAATGATTGACTCTACAGATGCTGACAAAATGGAAAGTGGATTAAAGTCAGCTGGTGGTAAATGTATTATAAATTCAACCAATTACGAAGACGGTAATGAAAGGTTTGATCAAGTTCTAAATTTAGCCTTGGGGTATGGTTCAGGTCTTGTTGTAGGAACTATTGATGAAGATGGAATGGCAAGGAATGCAGATAAAAAATATGACATTGCTAAACGAGCAATTAATAGAACCAGGGAATGCGGTTTGTCTGATTATGAGCTCTTTTTTGATCCATTAGCTCTTCCAATATCTACTGGGATAGAAGAAGATAGATTAAATGCTAAAGAAACAATTACTGCTATATCAAAAATTCGTGAAAATTTTCCTGAGGTTCACATCATACTTGGGATATCAAACATTAGTTTTGGTCTTTCACCATTATCCAGAATTAATCTAAATTCAATATTTTTAGATGAATGCATTAAAGCAGGATTGGATTCTGCTATCATCGCACCAAATAAAATTTTGCCATTATCAAAAATTTCTGAAGAAACCAAAAAGCTTTGTTTAGATTTGATATATGACAAAAGAAAATTTGAAGATGATATTTGTATTTATGATCCATTAGTAGAATTAACAAAAGCTTTTCAAGATTTATCTATTCAAGATTTCAAAAAAGCATCTTCAGAAAATAAAAACCTAACTCTGGAAGAAAGCCTAAAAAATCATATTATTGATGGAGAAAAAATAGGTTTAGAGGATCAACTAAATAAAGCTTTAAAAAAATATAAACCTCTAGAAATAATTAATACCTTTCTACTAGATGGGATGAAAGTTGTAGGTGATTTATTTGGCTCAGGTCAAATGCAATTGCCATTTGTACTCCAATCCGCAGAAACAATGAAATTTGCCGTTTCAATTTTAGAACCACATATGGAAACTGTGGAAGAAAACATATCAAATGGAAAACTCTTAATTGCAACAGTCAAAGGCGATGTTCATGATATAGGAAAAAATTTGGTTGACATAATACTTACGAATAATGGTTATGAAGTAATAAATCTTGGAATAAAGCAAGATGTTTCAGCAATTATAGATGCACAAAAAAAGCACAATGCAGATTGCATCGCTATGAGCGGATTACTTGTTAAATCAACTGCTTTTATGAAAGATAATTTAGAAGCTTTTAACAATCAAGATATTAGTGTACCAGTAATATTAGGAGGTGCAGCCTTAACCCCAAAATTTGTAAATGAGGACTGCAGCAAAATATATAAAGGGAAAATTTTATACGGAAAAGATGCGTTCACTGATCTTAAATTCATGAATGAATATATGGACAATAAAAAAAAGGGTAATTGGTCAAATACAGAGGGATTCATCAACAATGAGGGAATAGATATTAATTTAGCCTCATCAAAGTCCAACTCTCAAGCTGTTAAAAAATCAATATCTATAGATATAGAGACTTCTAAATTAAATTTAAAAGAAAATTTTATAAGATCTAAATTTATAAATGAAGAAGAACCAATTCAAGCTCCTTTCTTGGGAACGAAAGTCTTGAACGAGATTGATATAGATTTAAATAAGTTAATTTTTTATTTAGATACAAAAGCTCTATTTAGCGGACAATGGCAAATAAAAAAAGGAAAAAACCAAAGCGTAGATGAATACAATAACTATTTGGATTCATATGCTAAACCATTGCTAGATAGATGGTTAGAGACAATTGTAGAAAAAAAACTTATTTCACCCAAAGCAGTTTATGGATATTTCAGATGCGGTAGAAAAAATAATAGTATTTTCTTATTTGATGATAAATCTTTAAATAAAATTTCCGAATTTAATTTCCCAAGACAAAAATCTGGGAATAATTTATGCATAGCTGATTTTTATTGTGATTTGAAAAAGGATAAACCGATAGATATATTTCCTATGCAGGCAGTAACGATGGGCGATATTGCCAGTGAATATTCTCAAAAATTATTTAAAGAAGATAAGTATAGCGATTATTTATTATTCCATGGACTTACAGTGCAATTAGCAGAAGCTCTAGCTGAGTATGTCCATGCATTAATTCGTATTGAATGTGGTTTTAGGACTGAAGAACCAGACAAAAATAGAGAAATACTAGCTCAAAAATATAGAGGAGCTAGATATTCATTTGGTTATCCTGCATGTCCAAAAGTATCTGATTCAAACATACAATTATCATTGTTGGATGCAAAAAGAATAAGCTTGACCATGGATGAATCTGAACAACTTCATCCAGAACAAAGTACTACAGCTATCATTTCACTACACTCAAAAGCTAAATATTTCAGCGCTTAA
- a CDS encoding DUF2237 family protein: MNINNQNQLNVLGEKIEICSCAPMTGWFRDGFCNYDKNDGGNHSICCVMDDNFLKYSKSQGNDLITPMPIYSFPGLKDGDHWCICLDRWKQALLDGLAPKVILESTNIVVLESVPLEKLKEYQFNKK, encoded by the coding sequence ATGAACATAAATAATCAAAATCAGTTAAATGTCCTTGGAGAAAAAATTGAGATTTGTAGTTGCGCACCTATGACAGGGTGGTTCAGGGATGGATTTTGCAACTATGACAAGAATGATGGAGGGAATCATTCCATATGTTGTGTGATGGATGATAATTTCCTGAAATATAGTAAATCACAAGGTAATGATTTAATTACTCCTATGCCTATTTATTCCTTCCCAGGACTAAAGGATGGTGATCATTGGTGTATTTGTCTTGATAGGTGGAAGCAAGCATTATTAGACGGTCTTGCACCAAAAGTCATATTAGAATCAACTAATATTGTAGTCTTAGAATCAGTACCTCTTGAAAAATTGAAAGAATATCAATTTAATAAAAAGTAA
- a CDS encoding DUF4922 domain-containing protein, translating into MSLERYWKKALEQTRLSIDDESLYPLKTDIITRDLYEKDDFIIRKLDTSKFIKKKIYGPKQNPFCPWEKILEIDKIGDNHQLILNKYPVQKGHILLITNKWKPQNGWLDIKDWRAIQQVNNDTSGLWFFNSSPIAGASQPHRHFQLLRRSKGEISCPREKWFLEMNSYQDLDSKLKKNIIVSKFDFLENPSCLFEFYLELCKKLGLGDPISDKKPICPYNILITNKWIAIIKRKNDHIHGFSINGLGFAGYLLVTENSNINYLKKFGPEKLLESFV; encoded by the coding sequence ATGAGTTTAGAAAGATATTGGAAAAAAGCATTAGAACAAACTCGATTATCAATTGATGATGAATCTTTATATCCTCTCAAAACTGATATTATTACAAGAGATTTATATGAAAAAGACGACTTCATAATTAGGAAACTCGATACTTCAAAATTTATTAAAAAAAAAATTTATGGTCCTAAGCAAAATCCGTTTTGTCCTTGGGAAAAGATACTAGAAATTGATAAAATTGGTGATAATCATCAACTAATATTAAATAAGTACCCTGTACAAAAAGGTCATATTTTACTTATTACAAATAAATGGAAACCTCAAAATGGATGGTTGGATATTAAAGATTGGAGAGCGATCCAACAAGTTAATAATGATACTAGTGGATTATGGTTTTTCAATAGTTCTCCAATTGCGGGAGCAAGTCAACCTCACAGGCATTTTCAACTTCTGCGTAGATCTAAAGGTGAGATATCATGCCCTAGAGAAAAGTGGTTTTTAGAGATGAACTCATATCAAGATCTAGATAGTAAGCTTAAAAAAAATATTATTGTATCCAAATTTGATTTTTTAGAAAATCCATCATGTCTTTTTGAGTTTTACTTAGAATTATGCAAGAAATTGGGACTTGGGGATCCTATTAGTGATAAGAAACCGATATGTCCCTACAATATTTTAATAACTAATAAATGGATCGCTATCATAAAAAGAAAAAATGATCATATTCATGGTTTCAGTATTAACGGTTTAGGATTTGCAGGATATCTACTAGTAACTGAAAATTCAAATATTAATTATTTAAAGAAATTTGGCCCTGAAAAACTTCTAGAAAGTTTTGTTTGA
- a CDS encoding molecular chaperone DnaJ, translating to MNSPENSNTKRISIDLPEELISRFDQLRKEWGFRARGPVIEKILKELLQEDDLLPKNQQQEIDFNDKNTNKNLNIDEDTALVLIKSDVKKEVNEISLNKRSTNNNQYKETANSNISLPNFVEKKVKNLRRSINSEKLKENINDIQINTIKETELMKCRIELISHWKTLYGSVPNDHVVEASMDWFERDIWPNLDGTENLPFTWSAANKLMSELCPFWLKKNPSLEIVLLMIGVLEDPFATSDLINRIPTLVRRFVSRFKRNNRSNSFETLDSTMTVYGALKLLNLSTSAGSAHTLRKIREAYKSIALETHPDAGGSTDQMRKLNEAYQLLKNLYRN from the coding sequence TTGAATAGTCCTGAAAATTCAAATACAAAAAGAATTTCAATTGATTTACCTGAGGAACTAATTTCCAGGTTTGATCAATTACGAAAAGAGTGGGGATTTCGAGCAAGAGGACCTGTAATAGAAAAGATACTTAAAGAACTTCTTCAAGAAGATGATTTACTACCTAAAAACCAACAGCAAGAAATAGACTTTAACGATAAGAATACTAATAAAAATTTAAATATTGATGAAGATACTGCATTGGTATTAATTAAATCAGACGTAAAAAAAGAAGTTAATGAGATATCTTTAAATAAAAGATCTACAAATAACAATCAATATAAAGAAACAGCCAACTCAAATATAAGCCTTCCAAATTTCGTTGAAAAAAAAGTAAAGAATCTAAGAAGAAGTATTAATAGTGAAAAATTAAAGGAGAATATTAATGATATTCAAATTAATACAATCAAAGAAACTGAATTAATGAAATGTCGAATTGAGTTAATTAGTCATTGGAAAACACTATATGGATCAGTTCCTAATGACCATGTAGTAGAAGCATCAATGGATTGGTTTGAAAGGGATATATGGCCAAATCTTGATGGAACTGAAAATCTACCCTTTACGTGGAGTGCAGCCAATAAATTAATGTCAGAATTATGCCCATTTTGGTTAAAGAAAAATCCATCCCTTGAAATTGTGTTATTAATGATTGGCGTTTTAGAAGACCCTTTTGCTACATCAGATTTAATTAATAGGATACCAACTCTTGTGAGAAGGTTTGTAAGTAGATTTAAGCGAAATAACAGATCAAATTCATTTGAAACTTTGGACTCAACAATGACAGTATATGGAGCACTTAAATTATTGAATTTATCAACATCCGCAGGATCAGCTCATACGTTGCGTAAAATTAGGGAGGCCTATAAATCAATAGCTTTAGAGACGCATCCAGATGCTGGTGGATCAACAGATCAAATGAGAAAATTAAATGAAGCGTATCAATTGCTAAAAAATCTATATAGAAATTAG